In one window of Erythrolamprus reginae isolate rEryReg1 chromosome 1, rEryReg1.hap1, whole genome shotgun sequence DNA:
- the PSMA3 gene encoding proteasome subunit alpha type-3 isoform X1 — MSSIGTGYDLSASTFSPDGRVFQVEYAMKAVENSSTAIGIRCKDGVVFGVEKLVLSKLYEEGSNKRLFNVDRHVGMAVAGLLADARSLADIAREEASNFRSNYGYNIPLKHLADRVAMYVHAYTLYSAVRPFGCSFMLGSYDDDEGAQLYMVDPSGVSYGYWGCAIGKARQAAKTEIEKLQMKEMTCRDAVKEVAKIIYIVHDEVKDKAFELELSWVGEITKGKHEIVPKDVKEEAEKYAKESLKEEDESDDENM, encoded by the exons TATGATCTGTCAGCCTCCACATTTTCTCCAGATGGCAGAGTATTTCAAGTAGAATATGCTATGAAAGCTGTTGAAAACAGCAG TACAGCAATTGGAATACGATGTAAAGATGGTGTTGTCTTTGGAGTAGAAAAATTAGTTCTGTCCAAACTGTATGAGGAAGGATCCAATAAACGTTTGTTTAATGTTGATCGACATGTGGGAATG GCAGTAGCAggactcctcgctgatgcccgatCTTTGGCTGATATAGCAAGAGAAGAAGCTTCTAACTTTAGATCCAACTACGGTTATAATATTCCATTAAAA CATCTTGCAGATAGAGTGGCTATGTATGTACATGCATATACACTATATAGTGCTGTGAGACCTTTTGGCTGCAG CTTTATGTTAGGTtcctatgatgatgatgaaggtGCTCAGCTCTACATGGTAGACCCATCGGGCGTTTCATAT GGTTACTGGGGATGTGCTATTGGTAAAGCAAGACAGGCTGCAAAGACAGAGATTGAAAAGCTTCAG ATGAAAGAAATGACGTGCCGTGATGCTGTTAAAGAAGTTGCAAAAat aaTCTACATAGTCCACGATGAAGTAAAAGATAAAGCCTTTGAACTTGAACTAAGTTGGGTTGGAGAAA TAACTAAAGGAAAACATGAAATTGTGCCCAAAGATGTTAAAGAAGAAGCAGAGAAATATGCTAAG GAATCTTTGAAAGAAGAGGATGAATCAGATGATGAAAACATGTAA
- the PSMA3 gene encoding proteasome subunit alpha type-3 isoform X2: MKAVENSSTAIGIRCKDGVVFGVEKLVLSKLYEEGSNKRLFNVDRHVGMAVAGLLADARSLADIAREEASNFRSNYGYNIPLKHLADRVAMYVHAYTLYSAVRPFGCSFMLGSYDDDEGAQLYMVDPSGVSYGYWGCAIGKARQAAKTEIEKLQMKEMTCRDAVKEVAKIIYIVHDEVKDKAFELELSWVGEITKGKHEIVPKDVKEEAEKYAKESLKEEDESDDENM; this comes from the exons ATGAAAGCTGTTGAAAACAGCAG TACAGCAATTGGAATACGATGTAAAGATGGTGTTGTCTTTGGAGTAGAAAAATTAGTTCTGTCCAAACTGTATGAGGAAGGATCCAATAAACGTTTGTTTAATGTTGATCGACATGTGGGAATG GCAGTAGCAggactcctcgctgatgcccgatCTTTGGCTGATATAGCAAGAGAAGAAGCTTCTAACTTTAGATCCAACTACGGTTATAATATTCCATTAAAA CATCTTGCAGATAGAGTGGCTATGTATGTACATGCATATACACTATATAGTGCTGTGAGACCTTTTGGCTGCAG CTTTATGTTAGGTtcctatgatgatgatgaaggtGCTCAGCTCTACATGGTAGACCCATCGGGCGTTTCATAT GGTTACTGGGGATGTGCTATTGGTAAAGCAAGACAGGCTGCAAAGACAGAGATTGAAAAGCTTCAG ATGAAAGAAATGACGTGCCGTGATGCTGTTAAAGAAGTTGCAAAAat aaTCTACATAGTCCACGATGAAGTAAAAGATAAAGCCTTTGAACTTGAACTAAGTTGGGTTGGAGAAA TAACTAAAGGAAAACATGAAATTGTGCCCAAAGATGTTAAAGAAGAAGCAGAGAAATATGCTAAG GAATCTTTGAAAGAAGAGGATGAATCAGATGATGAAAACATGTAA